TCGGCGAAGCGCACCTCGCCCTGGCCGGGAAGCCGTTGCACGCCCTCTAGAACCACCGGGAGCGGCGACCCGCTGCTCCCGTTTCCATACACTGAAGATCGAACAACGCGTCTTAAGGAGACAGGCTCATGAGCGAATCCGTCAGCCTCCCGGCACTCGGAGAGAGTGTCACGGAAGGAACGGTCACCCGCTGGCTGAAGAACGTCGGGGACCGCGTCGAGGTCGACGAGCCCCTGCTCGAGGTCTCGACCGACAAGGTCGACACCGAGATCCCGTCGCCCGTCGCCGGTGTCATCGAGGAGATCCTCGTCCAGGAGGACGAGACGGTCGAGGTCGGCGCCGAGCTGGTGCGCATCGGCGACGGCTCGGGAGCCGCTGCGGCGGCCGAGCCCGAGGCGCCCGCGGAGGAGGCCCCCGAGGTCGCCGCCGCCGAGGCCGAGCCGACCGAGGTCGCGACGCCGTCGGTCGACGCCGACAGCGAGGAGGAGGCGCCCGCCCCCGCCGAGCCCGAGCCCGCTCCGGCGGCGGAGAAGCCGGCCCCCGAGGTCTCCGCTCCCGCTCCGTCCACCCCGGCACCCGCCGCGGCCGCCCCGGCCCCCGCTGCTGCGGCTCCCGCTGCTGCGGCTCCCGCCGCGACGCCCGAGCCGACCGACTCGAACCCCGGCTACGTCACGCCGCTGGTGCGCAAGCTCGCGAGCGAGCACGGCATCGACCTGACGACCCTCACCGGAACCGGTGTCGGCGGTCGCATCCGCAAGCAGGACGTGCTCGACGCCGTCGAGGCCGCGAAGTCGGCTCCGGCTCCCGTGTCGGCCCCCGCCGCCGCTGCCGCGAAGGCCGCTCGCACGCCGCTCGAGACCTCGCCTCTGCGCGGGACCACCCAGCAGATGTCGCGCCTGCGCAAGGTGCTCGCGCAGCGCGCCGTCGAGTCGATGCAGTCGACCGCTCAGCTCACCTCGGTGGTCGAGGTCGACGTCACGGCCGTCGCCCGCTTCCGCGACTCGGTCAAGAAGAGCTTCCAGGAGAAGACCGGCGCCAAGCTGTCCTTCCTCCCGTTCTTCGCCCTCGCGGCCGCCGAGGCGCTGAAGGCCTACCCGGTCATCAACTCCACGCTCGACGGCGACTCGATCGTCTACCCCGACCACGAGAACATCAGCATCGCGGTCGACACCGAGCGCGGGCTGCTGACCCCGGTGCTCAAGAACGCGGCGGACCTCTCGCTCGCGCAGATCGCCTCCACCATCGGCGACCTGGCCGAGCGCACCCGCAACAACAAGCTGAAGCCCGACGAGCTCGCCGGGGGCACCTTCACGCTGACCAACACCGGTTCGCGCGGCGCGCTCTTCGACACCCCGGTCGTCTTCCTCCCGCAGACCGCGATCCTCGGCACCGGCATCGTCTCGAAGAAGCCGGCCGTGGTGCAGGTCGACGGACAGGACGCGATCGCGATCCGCTCCACCGTCTACCTCGCGCTGTCGTACGACCACCGCACGGTCGACGGCGCCGACGCGGCCCGCTTCCTGGTGGCCATCAAGGAGCGCCTCGAGGAGGGCTCGTTCGAGAACGACCTCGGCATCTGACGCCGCCTCCGCCGGTGACGCCCGCTAGGGCGGATCACCGGCGAAGACGTCGCGGATGAGCCAGCCGGCCTCCGTCCTGATGATCAGGACGGAGGCCGCTGTCGTTCCCTGCTCCGAATCGAGGGAGACGAGCGCCGAGCCGCCGTTCTCGTCGGCGACCACGGCGCGGACCTCCGCCTCGACGGGGACCAGTGCGTCGAACCGTGCCGCCCCTCCCGAGCGCAGCGGCGAGTCCGGAGTCGTCAGAGCGGCCAGGCAGGACGCGGTCGATCGCGAGCAGGCGGAGGCCCGGGAGAGCAGCTCCGTCGCGGCCGACTCGGGAGTCGCCTCGGCGTCCGGAGGTGTCGGCGCGGGCGTGGGGCGGGCGGTCGCGGCGGTCCGCGGAGGGGCCGAGGGACCGGGCGCGGGGCTCGCGCCCACGGCAGTGGCGACGGCGGCTCCGATCACGATCACCACTGCGGCAGCGAGCGGTCCGCGGCGCTTCCTCGCCGCGTCGGCCACGCGGACCTGCCAGCCGTCCAGCGGGTGCGCCCGACGATGGCGCCCCGGTTCCGACGGCGCGATGCTCCCGCGACGTACCGCGATCGCTCCGCCCCGGGCAGACCGGCGGGCCCGCAGTCGCGCCCACGGCGGCGTCGCCTCGACCGGCGCCTCCGTCGCTACCGCGACGAGCGGCCGGGCGCGCAG
The genomic region above belongs to Rathayibacter sp. VKM Ac-2759 and contains:
- the sucB gene encoding 2-oxoglutarate dehydrogenase, E2 component, dihydrolipoamide succinyltransferase: MSESVSLPALGESVTEGTVTRWLKNVGDRVEVDEPLLEVSTDKVDTEIPSPVAGVIEEILVQEDETVEVGAELVRIGDGSGAAAAAEPEAPAEEAPEVAAAEAEPTEVATPSVDADSEEEAPAPAEPEPAPAAEKPAPEVSAPAPSTPAPAAAAPAPAAAAPAAAAPAATPEPTDSNPGYVTPLVRKLASEHGIDLTTLTGTGVGGRIRKQDVLDAVEAAKSAPAPVSAPAAAAAKAARTPLETSPLRGTTQQMSRLRKVLAQRAVESMQSTAQLTSVVEVDVTAVARFRDSVKKSFQEKTGAKLSFLPFFALAAAEALKAYPVINSTLDGDSIVYPDHENISIAVDTERGLLTPVLKNAADLSLAQIASTIGDLAERTRNNKLKPDELAGGTFTLTNTGSRGALFDTPVVFLPQTAILGTGIVSKKPAVVQVDGQDAIAIRSTVYLALSYDHRTVDGADAARFLVAIKERLEEGSFENDLGI